From the Deinococcus radiophilus genome, one window contains:
- a CDS encoding glucose-1-phosphate adenylyltransferase family protein: protein MNTRIAGKTVLTIILAGGKGSRLAPMTDQVAKPAVPFMGTYRLIDFSLSNIVHSGLQDVWIIEQYLPHSLNEHLAGGRPWDLDRTRGGLKVMPPFSGPADEDGGFSEGNAHALALHTDLIRESGADIVLVLSADHIYKLDYAPVIQQHLDKEASVTVVTTDISDKSEATRFSNVCSGKDGKITEFAYKPDEPLGRTVACEVFVYDAVLLTETLDDLQAEGNMGDYGEHLLPRLVERGDAYTYPLEGYWLDVGTLSAYHQAHRDFLEGGGLELDCEEWPFITSSITRPPTRIRPEATINDSFVCGGADIAGTVIRSLIGPGAVVEKGAEVRDTIVQAGGVIRAGAKVSRAIVDREGVVGDGATVGSLAPNARLCVVGAQARVDGGAELRPGQQVAPGARLRQGQTGQDLEGEH from the coding sequence ATGAATACCCGCATTGCTGGCAAAACTGTCCTGACCATCATTCTGGCCGGGGGCAAAGGCAGCCGCCTGGCCCCGATGACCGATCAGGTGGCCAAACCAGCCGTGCCGTTTATGGGGACGTACCGCCTGATTGACTTTTCGCTGTCCAACATTGTCCACAGCGGCTTGCAGGACGTCTGGATCATTGAGCAATACCTGCCCCATAGCCTAAACGAGCACCTGGCTGGGGGGCGCCCCTGGGATCTGGACCGCACCCGCGGTGGCCTGAAGGTCATGCCGCCCTTTTCCGGCCCTGCCGATGAGGACGGTGGCTTTTCCGAAGGCAACGCACACGCGTTGGCGCTGCATACGGACCTGATCCGCGAGTCTGGGGCTGACATCGTGCTGGTTCTCAGTGCCGATCACATCTACAAGCTGGACTACGCGCCAGTGATTCAGCAGCACTTGGACAAGGAAGCCAGTGTTACGGTGGTGACCACCGACATCAGCGACAAGTCGGAAGCGACCCGTTTCAGCAATGTCTGCAGCGGCAAGGACGGAAAAATCACCGAATTCGCCTACAAACCGGATGAACCCCTGGGCCGCACAGTGGCCTGCGAGGTGTTCGTGTACGACGCCGTACTCCTGACCGAAACCCTGGACGACCTGCAAGCAGAAGGCAATATGGGCGACTACGGGGAACACCTGCTGCCCCGCTTGGTCGAGCGCGGTGACGCTTATACCTATCCGCTGGAGGGCTACTGGCTGGATGTGGGCACGCTCAGCGCCTATCACCAGGCGCACCGGGATTTTCTGGAGGGAGGCGGACTGGAACTGGACTGCGAGGAGTGGCCCTTTATTACGTCCTCCATTACCCGGCCCCCCACCCGTATTCGGCCTGAGGCGACCATCAACGATTCCTTCGTGTGCGGTGGTGCAGATATTGCCGGGACTGTGATCCGCAGTCTGATTGGCCCCGGTGCCGTCGTAGAGAAGGGAGCTGAGGTGCGCGACACCATCGTGCAGGCGGGAGGTGTGATTCGCGCCGGGGCCAAAGTCAGCCGCGCGATTGTGGACCGGGAAGGCGTAGTGGGCGACGGAGCCACTGTAGGGAGCCTGGCCCCTAATGCCCGGCTGTGCGTGGTCGGGGCACAGGCCCGTGTAGACGGCGGTGCCGAGCTGCGCCCCGGCCAGCAAGTCGCTCCCGGTGCGCGGCTGCGTCAGGGCCAGACCGGGCAGGACCTGGAAGGCGAACATTGA
- a CDS encoding MerR family transcriptional regulator — MARYLLISQFAQLTGLPPKTLRYYDDIGLLCPQGTDQASGYRQYSVSQVSLAIHIRHWRQMGLPVSEIQRLIQTPEHTAAILGQHKARLQTEIAEREAALSSLHTFLKEKTMEYRLEQLPTQQVLVIRETLQPPHYEVIPQALQELMAYKHAQNYSVSAPSFFVHHAGGEGETSVVEVFLPVTGTVQPSGRIQVQTFEGGPAFIGRFVGPYEKTGAAYSVVAEEALRRGLKLTGSTAEIYVKSVPHTPDPNAYETDIAFFLEPDCLDKDTPLASQHE, encoded by the coding sequence ATGGCCAGATACTTGTTGATCTCTCAATTTGCACAGCTGACAGGTTTGCCGCCCAAGACCCTGCGCTACTACGACGACATCGGCTTGCTGTGTCCTCAGGGGACCGACCAGGCCAGTGGCTACCGCCAGTACAGCGTCTCACAGGTCAGTCTGGCCATACATATTCGGCACTGGCGGCAAATGGGTCTTCCTGTCAGCGAAATACAGCGGCTGATTCAGACCCCCGAACATACCGCAGCAATCCTAGGCCAGCATAAGGCGCGGCTACAGACGGAAATCGCGGAGCGGGAAGCCGCTCTATCCAGCCTCCACACCTTTCTGAAGGAGAAAACCATGGAATACCGCCTAGAACAGTTGCCCACCCAGCAAGTCTTGGTCATTCGCGAAACGCTGCAACCTCCGCACTATGAGGTCATCCCACAGGCTTTACAGGAACTGATGGCCTACAAGCACGCCCAGAACTATTCGGTCAGCGCTCCCAGCTTTTTCGTACATCATGCCGGGGGCGAGGGCGAAACCAGTGTGGTCGAGGTCTTCCTGCCTGTCACGGGCACGGTCCAACCCTCAGGCCGAATCCAGGTGCAAACCTTTGAGGGAGGACCTGCATTCATCGGGCGGTTTGTCGGGCCTTACGAGAAGACAGGCGCTGCTTACTCGGTTGTCGCAGAAGAAGCGCTGCGCCGGGGCCTCAAGCTGACAGGCAGTACCGCTGAGATTTACGTCAAGAGCGTGCCACATACTCCCGATCCCAACGCCTACGAAACGGACATCGCCTTTTTTCTGGAACCCGACTGTCTGGACAAGGACACGCCGCTGGCATCACAACATGAATAG
- a CDS encoding metallophosphoesterase family protein, whose translation MRPLVASLIAALLLSAAHAGPADTLDLAILSDFNGPYGSTTYPAELSGAMRQILRWQPDAVLSAGDLIAGQKASLSNAQVQAMWAAFDRDVQGPLRNAGIPFAFTLGNHDAAHTRDRREAERYWQAHRPALNHADTRRFPFEYSFTLAAPSGKTLFVAVIDAPQADLSDQTLTWLRGQLTSAAAQQAGARLVLGHLPLAGISEGKNRPGEVLNLADAQALARIMQQTETLAYVSGHHAAAFPGRWHGVNTLATGGIGGRDYLGHPGSDRSTVTRLTVDLASSTATFAIVDTSTGKQLNPSDFPARLDGLNGPLIRIDRLE comes from the coding sequence ATGCGCCCCCTCGTTGCCAGTCTGATCGCCGCCCTGCTGCTCAGTGCTGCACACGCTGGCCCCGCCGACACGCTGGATCTGGCGATCTTGAGTGACTTCAACGGGCCATACGGGTCCACCACCTACCCCGCCGAGCTGAGCGGGGCCATGCGCCAGATCCTCCGCTGGCAGCCCGACGCGGTGCTGTCGGCAGGCGACCTGATCGCGGGCCAAAAAGCCAGCCTGAGTAACGCACAAGTCCAGGCCATGTGGGCCGCCTTTGACCGAGACGTGCAGGGTCCTCTGAGAAACGCCGGGATTCCCTTTGCCTTTACGCTGGGCAACCACGACGCGGCCCACACCCGTGACCGACGGGAAGCGGAGCGCTACTGGCAGGCGCACCGCCCCGCGCTGAACCATGCCGACACCCGCCGCTTTCCTTTTGAATACAGCTTTACCCTGGCCGCTCCCAGTGGTAAAACTCTCTTTGTCGCAGTCATAGATGCGCCGCAGGCCGACCTGAGTGACCAGACGCTGACCTGGCTGCGCGGGCAGCTGACTTCTGCGGCAGCTCAACAGGCAGGAGCACGGCTGGTGCTGGGGCATCTGCCACTGGCAGGCATCAGCGAGGGTAAGAATCGGCCCGGTGAGGTGCTGAATCTGGCCGACGCGCAGGCGCTGGCCCGCATCATGCAACAGACGGAGACGCTGGCTTATGTCAGCGGCCACCATGCCGCTGCATTTCCAGGACGCTGGCACGGGGTGAACACCCTGGCCACTGGCGGTATCGGCGGGCGGGACTACCTGGGCCACCCTGGCAGCGACCGCAGCACGGTGACACGGTTGACCGTGGACCTGGCGAGCAGCACCGCCACGTTTGCCATAGTGGACACCAGCACTGGAAAGCAACTGAACCCGAGCGACTTTCCCGCCCGGCTGGACGGACTGAATGGACCGCTGATCCGGATAGACCGATTGGAGTGA